In methanogenic archaeon ISO4-H5, the following are encoded in one genomic region:
- a CDS encoding bifunctional short chain isoprenyl diphosphate synthase IdsA/GGPS codes for MDAKQYLKKTSAELDSAIKHYIPDEEPMRLIEASRQYPYAGGKRMRPAIVMAACGAVGGDKSKAVPLAVAIEYIHNFTLIHDDYMDGDEMRRGMKTIHVGYDMPTAILAGDALFAKAYQIIADLDIPSDNMRGILQFVSKAVWDLARGQQFDIENEHQLVSEARYTETIFLKTSVLFAAAAAGGALCGNAKPEVVEAINKYALDMGLGFQMFDDYLGIAGDSSKTGKSVGNDLRKGKCTLMVTYTLEHLKDEAKLAKFKSILGNMDATEEEVREGMQIMKDIGAIDYNKKAAEDKIASAKAYLSILPESEDKEFMLALADYAINRDV; via the coding sequence ATGGACGCAAAACAGTATCTGAAGAAGACTTCCGCAGAGCTCGACTCCGCTATCAAACACTACATCCCCGATGAGGAGCCCATGAGGCTCATCGAGGCCTCCAGGCAGTACCCGTACGCCGGAGGAAAGAGGATGAGACCCGCCATCGTCATGGCCGCCTGCGGTGCGGTCGGAGGGGACAAATCCAAGGCCGTCCCCCTGGCTGTCGCCATCGAGTACATCCACAACTTCACCCTGATCCACGACGACTACATGGACGGGGACGAGATGAGGAGGGGAATGAAGACCATCCACGTCGGATACGACATGCCCACTGCCATCCTGGCCGGTGACGCCCTCTTCGCCAAAGCCTATCAGATCATCGCAGACCTGGACATCCCCAGCGACAACATGAGGGGCATCCTCCAGTTCGTCTCCAAGGCTGTCTGGGACCTTGCAAGGGGCCAGCAGTTCGACATCGAGAACGAGCACCAACTTGTCTCTGAGGCCAGGTACACCGAGACCATCTTCCTGAAGACCAGCGTGCTGTTCGCAGCGGCCGCTGCGGGAGGAGCACTCTGCGGAAACGCCAAACCCGAGGTCGTAGAGGCTATCAACAAATACGCACTCGACATGGGACTCGGATTCCAGATGTTCGACGACTACCTCGGTATCGCAGGAGATTCCTCCAAAACCGGTAAGTCCGTCGGAAACGACCTCCGCAAGGGAAAGTGCACTCTCATGGTCACCTACACCCTGGAGCACCTCAAGGACGAAGCCAAGCTCGCCAAGTTCAAATCCATCCTCGGCAACATGGACGCCACCGAGGAAGAGGTCCGCGAGGGAATGCAGATCATGAAGGACATCGGTGCCATCGACTACAACAAGAAGGCCGCCGAGGACAAGATCGCATCCGCCAAGGCATACCTCTCCATCCTCCCCGAGAGCGAGGACAAGGAGTTCATGCTGGCACTTGCGGATTACGCCATCAACAGGGACGTCTGA
- a CDS encoding isopentenyl diphosphate delta-isomerase Fni, whose product MTGEPIRSRKADHIKICVEERIAPDHCYWDDVRLVHNAMPEIDMDEIDMSAEVLGRKLEFPFIVTAITGGFSGAKKINANIAEACAELGIGMGVGSERAGVTGVDPESYSIIKDYDVPLVIGNVGAPQLVKQKSKDMFSAEMVGQAKELIDADYVAIHLNFLQEVVQPEGDCNGKGVRDAIRDLARQYPIIVKETGAGIDAFTAERLKGIGVQGIDVAGMGGTSFSAVEMYRAEDQGDDMHAEIGNTFFDWGIPAPVALQEAKAGKLPLIASGGILDGAHVAAAIAMGATAAGAAKAVLKEATESAEAVKNKLLLIKEELKVAMMLTGSANIEQLSKARYVVLGETREWLEGLKWTQNSI is encoded by the coding sequence ATGACAGGAGAACCTATCAGAAGCAGGAAAGCCGACCATATCAAGATCTGCGTGGAGGAGAGGATCGCTCCCGACCACTGCTACTGGGACGATGTTAGGCTCGTACACAACGCAATGCCCGAGATCGACATGGATGAGATCGACATGTCCGCCGAGGTCCTCGGAAGGAAACTGGAGTTCCCGTTCATCGTCACCGCCATCACAGGCGGATTCTCCGGGGCGAAGAAGATCAACGCCAACATCGCCGAGGCCTGCGCAGAGCTGGGCATCGGTATGGGTGTGGGCAGCGAAAGGGCCGGTGTCACGGGAGTTGACCCGGAATCGTACAGCATCATCAAGGATTACGACGTTCCCCTGGTCATCGGCAACGTCGGTGCACCGCAGCTCGTCAAACAGAAAAGCAAGGACATGTTCTCCGCCGAGATGGTGGGACAGGCCAAGGAGCTCATCGACGCAGATTATGTCGCAATCCACCTGAACTTCCTCCAGGAGGTCGTGCAGCCCGAGGGCGACTGCAACGGAAAAGGTGTCAGGGACGCCATCCGCGACCTGGCGAGGCAGTACCCCATCATCGTCAAGGAGACGGGTGCCGGCATCGATGCTTTCACCGCCGAGAGACTCAAGGGCATCGGAGTCCAGGGAATCGACGTCGCGGGCATGGGAGGAACCAGCTTCTCCGCCGTGGAGATGTACCGTGCGGAGGACCAGGGTGACGACATGCACGCCGAGATCGGCAACACCTTCTTCGACTGGGGAATACCCGCACCTGTCGCCCTGCAGGAAGCAAAAGCAGGCAAACTACCGCTCATCGCATCCGGAGGCATACTCGACGGTGCCCATGTGGCCGCCGCCATCGCCATGGGTGCCACCGCCGCCGGCGCTGCCAAGGCCGTCCTGAAGGAGGCCACGGAATCCGCCGAAGCGGTGAAGAACAAACTTCTCTTGATCAAGGAGGAACTCAAGGTAGCCATGATGCTCACCGGTTCCGCCAACATCGAACAGCTCTCCAAGGCGAGGTATGTGGTCCTTGGCGAAACCAGAGAATGGTTGGAGGGATTGAAATGGACGCAAAACAGTATCTGA
- a CDS encoding Isopentenyl phosphate kinase codes for MILIKFGGSVITDKAEYRKFNKETVARLADEIKRSGQEVIIVHGAGSFGHVVSKQYNLQKGYENDSQIPAMARVMCDTRELSSMVVEELLAKNIPAVSVPIGSCFVADGGKLVVDNEEPLRRLTDLGIMPVMFGDVITDRKTRFCIVSGDQVMELLCWMYNPEKVVFVSDIDGLYDRNPKTDKAARMIGTVTKEKMASIATDSNVDDVTGGVRNKMEAMLRMTDGSRKCYLVNGNAPNRLYSLLKGETVTCTIAKGGLE; via the coding sequence ATGATACTCATAAAATTCGGCGGAAGCGTAATTACCGACAAGGCCGAGTATCGCAAATTCAACAAGGAGACCGTCGCCAGACTGGCTGACGAAATCAAACGCTCCGGACAGGAGGTCATCATCGTCCACGGAGCAGGTTCTTTCGGACACGTGGTCTCCAAACAATACAACCTTCAGAAGGGTTACGAGAACGATTCCCAGATTCCCGCCATGGCAAGGGTCATGTGCGACACCAGGGAACTCAGCTCCATGGTCGTGGAGGAACTCCTCGCCAAGAATATCCCCGCCGTATCGGTGCCCATCGGATCCTGTTTCGTCGCGGACGGAGGCAAACTGGTGGTCGACAACGAGGAGCCCCTCAGGAGGCTCACCGACCTCGGGATCATGCCTGTCATGTTCGGAGATGTGATTACCGACAGGAAGACCCGTTTCTGCATAGTTTCTGGCGACCAGGTTATGGAGCTCCTGTGCTGGATGTACAATCCCGAGAAAGTCGTGTTCGTATCGGACATCGACGGACTCTACGACCGCAACCCCAAGACAGACAAGGCCGCACGCATGATCGGCACCGTCACCAAGGAGAAGATGGCGAGTATCGCCACCGATTCCAACGTGGATGACGTCACAGGTGGGGTGCGCAACAAGATGGAGGCCATGCTCCGCATGACCGACGGCAGCAGGAAATGCTACCTGGTCAACGGCAACGCCCCCAACCGCCTGTACTCGCTGCTGAAGGGCGAGACAGTCACATGCACAATCGCAAAAGGAGGCCTGGAATGA
- a CDS encoding drug resistance MFS transporter: protein MAVEQVTYKNIDPRTRKSIMIGLCLAMLCACFDGTIIGTCGTKIANELNGNGLFTWMVTGYLLCECITIPIAGKLSDLYGRKPLFLIGLALFVGGSIVAGMSTNMEMLVICRGVQGLGGGILIPVATAAIADLYAPEVRAKMQGMLAAIFGIGSGIGPIIGGFITENIDWRWCFYINVPLAAISFILTIKKFPAPVIPNKPVIDYKGIVALTALLTALIVLFECGGNEFAWMSVTTFALIAVFAVCAFLFVMIEKRAVEPILSPKLLKNRTVMAGGMYMLIFGIGMMGAMTFGGYFGTFILFELDTLTASYYTLFLVAGIMLTSMISGGACERTGYRPWLVAGPIIVFIGLYLFSTLQVDSVAFSFTKEYHYEILGKPLTMFCVAQFVLGVGLGCMMTPVMAAVQNSSDPKEIGMNTSAVNLLRSIGTALGTAIFTMLINSQYVNNLGNLAGQPYVTDKATEFIQPMLAYLMGGFVEPANQVLQAFIKSVDFGFIAGGCIILCAAVIGLLIKAKTTTQLLAEAAAGHSNKTEAQTEDSTEEQQ, encoded by the coding sequence ATGGCAGTCGAACAAGTTACATACAAAAACATCGACCCGAGGACTCGTAAATCGATCATGATCGGGCTTTGTCTTGCCATGCTCTGCGCTTGTTTCGACGGTACCATTATCGGCACCTGTGGAACCAAGATTGCAAACGAGTTGAATGGCAACGGTCTTTTCACATGGATGGTAACAGGATATCTTCTCTGTGAGTGTATCACCATCCCTATCGCAGGAAAACTCTCCGACCTTTACGGAAGGAAACCCCTGTTCTTGATCGGTCTCGCACTCTTCGTCGGCGGATCCATAGTGGCAGGAATGTCCACCAATATGGAGATGCTCGTCATTTGCCGTGGAGTCCAGGGACTTGGAGGAGGTATCCTCATCCCCGTCGCTACCGCAGCAATTGCCGACCTTTACGCTCCTGAGGTCAGGGCCAAGATGCAGGGAATGCTTGCTGCAATCTTCGGTATCGGTTCCGGTATCGGCCCCATAATCGGAGGATTCATCACCGAGAACATCGACTGGCGCTGGTGCTTCTACATCAACGTCCCTCTCGCTGCAATCTCCTTCATCTTGACGATTAAGAAGTTCCCCGCACCCGTCATCCCCAACAAACCCGTCATTGATTACAAGGGAATCGTTGCACTGACCGCTCTCCTCACCGCCCTCATCGTGCTCTTCGAGTGCGGAGGAAACGAGTTCGCATGGATGAGCGTCACCACCTTCGCGCTCATCGCTGTGTTCGCAGTCTGTGCCTTCCTCTTCGTCATGATTGAGAAGAGGGCAGTTGAGCCTATCTTGTCCCCCAAGCTTCTGAAGAACCGCACCGTCATGGCCGGAGGAATGTATATGCTGATCTTCGGAATCGGAATGATGGGTGCCATGACCTTCGGAGGATACTTCGGAACCTTCATCCTCTTCGAGCTCGACACCCTCACCGCCAGTTACTACACCCTGTTCCTGGTGGCAGGTATCATGCTTACCTCCATGATCTCCGGAGGAGCCTGTGAGAGGACCGGTTACAGGCCCTGGCTGGTCGCCGGACCCATCATCGTGTTCATCGGACTGTACCTGTTCTCCACTCTCCAGGTGGACAGTGTCGCGTTCAGCTTCACCAAGGAGTACCACTATGAGATCCTCGGTAAGCCCCTCACCATGTTCTGCGTCGCGCAGTTCGTCCTCGGTGTCGGTCTCGGATGCATGATGACCCCTGTCATGGCAGCCGTCCAGAACAGCTCCGACCCTAAGGAAATCGGAATGAACACCTCCGCCGTTAACTTGCTGAGGTCCATCGGTACCGCTCTCGGAACCGCCATCTTCACCATGCTGATCAACTCCCAGTACGTGAACAATCTTGGTAACCTCGCAGGACAGCCTTACGTTACCGACAAGGCGACTGAGTTCATCCAGCCCATGCTCGCATATCTGATGGGTGGATTTGTGGAGCCTGCCAACCAGGTCCTCCAGGCCTTCATCAAGTCCGTCGACTTCGGTTTCATCGCAGGCGGATGCATCATCCTCTGTGCAGCGGTCATCGGACTCCTGATCAAGGCGAAAACCACCACCCAGCTCCTGGCAGAGGCCGCGGCCGGGCACTCGAACAAGACCGAGGCTCAGACCGAGGACTCCACCGAGGAGCAGCAGTAA
- a CDS encoding hydrogenase assembly chaperone HypC/HupF, which yields MCLAIPGKIVKIEGDQADIDFGGAMKTANVAMVDAKVGMWAVVHAGFAIELMDEEEALETLKLWNEFVDSGTAEIKNPN from the coding sequence ATGTGTCTAGCCATACCCGGAAAGATTGTCAAGATCGAAGGCGACCAGGCCGATATCGACTTCGGAGGCGCCATGAAGACCGCCAACGTCGCCATGGTCGACGCCAAGGTCGGAATGTGGGCGGTCGTCCACGCCGGTTTCGCCATCGAACTCATGGACGAGGAAGAGGCTCTCGAGACCCTCAAACTCTGGAACGAGTTCGTCGACAGCGGTACCGCCGAGATCAAAAACCCCAACTGA
- a CDS encoding alpha-NAC protein has product MAGGMRGVNPRQMQRTMRSMGIKQTNIENVVEVIIRTRDQDIVLSPAEVVCIDMKGSKSYQVSGVETVMAAGSAGSSSGPVFPAEDIELVMSQTNCDRETAISALEACDGQPAEAIIKLMSE; this is encoded by the coding sequence ATGGCAGGCGGAATGAGGGGAGTGAACCCTCGTCAGATGCAGCGCACCATGCGCTCAATGGGAATCAAACAGACCAACATAGAGAACGTCGTGGAGGTCATCATCAGGACCAGGGATCAGGACATCGTCCTCAGCCCCGCGGAAGTCGTATGCATCGACATGAAGGGATCCAAAAGCTACCAGGTATCCGGAGTCGAGACCGTCATGGCTGCCGGTTCCGCAGGAAGCTCCAGCGGACCCGTGTTCCCCGCAGAGGATATCGAACTCGTCATGTCCCAGACCAACTGCGACAGGGAGACCGCGATCTCCGCTCTCGAGGCCTGCGACGGACAGCCTGCCGAAGCAATCATCAAACTGATGTCCGAGTGA
- a CDS encoding transmembrane protein, giving the protein MVEEDVQVSPENRDLDEYRMLNPVAKNAMYFANAIKILIMAAIYIGIFEGLRKVGELPSWLFYVITPVFAVIIIYWLIAPGIFYRHYRYRMDEDCIEVRKGVIFHSHSLVPVERIHQVQVSKGPILRKFGLADVTMTTAGGTADMQYLDDEIAEYVAEHLNQKIIQMLKARE; this is encoded by the coding sequence ATGGTTGAAGAAGACGTGCAGGTATCCCCGGAAAATAGGGACCTGGATGAGTACAGGATGCTGAATCCTGTAGCAAAAAACGCGATGTATTTTGCCAACGCAATCAAGATTCTGATCATGGCTGCGATATACATCGGTATTTTCGAGGGACTCAGAAAGGTTGGCGAACTCCCGTCCTGGCTCTTCTACGTCATCACTCCCGTCTTCGCAGTGATAATCATCTACTGGCTCATAGCCCCCGGCATCTTCTACCGTCATTACCGCTACCGTATGGATGAGGATTGCATCGAGGTCCGCAAGGGAGTGATATTCCATTCGCATTCTCTGGTCCCTGTGGAGAGGATCCATCAGGTGCAGGTCAGCAAGGGCCCCATCCTCAGGAAGTTCGGCCTTGCCGATGTAACGATGACCACGGCCGGCGGAACTGCTGATATGCAGTATCTCGATGATGAAATCGCCGAGTATGTTGCCGAGCACCTCAACCAGAAGATCATCCAGATGCTGAAGGCCAGGGAATGA
- a CDS encoding transmembrane protein, which translates to MTEEQPFLRNHWSYVASNVFRTILIFGFMILIWWSNSDGQADMRYYLAVVLIMFVFAVAVNIIYWLKTKYYFLEDEIVVMRTTIFRSETRIQYDRLASVNVERDIICRILNATKLSFNLNSSMNVTKAEAYIVLKKDEADRLRESLNSRMFDTVKTVKDETDESQEEAISLVDVSTWDIFLHAFIGMSTYQLLFGIVMALYSILSFYFGDGVTIFPIILFLVEFLMPAFAAFFRYYNYSIVRQGETVTVSSGFFSTRTDCFKLNKVNFVKIREPLLCRILGKSILEAEVVGTSNKNGMPLLCPLKDRDVAYSLFKDLLPEFVCDEQMSVQSRVSMVGLGFWVFLSVAAIATFAYLLVPEIPSGFGMFLNACVVFLYMLCIGWFVLAYRNRSIAMNESIVLVVTGSFDRVSNYILFDKVQFANVYSTPIQRRYGAARCRINMLSTAGATAVVTGVFDAESLERVSDTVMERIRDGRYDFRRFQ; encoded by the coding sequence ATGACCGAAGAACAGCCCTTCCTCCGCAACCACTGGTCGTACGTCGCCAGCAACGTGTTCCGCACGATCCTGATTTTCGGTTTCATGATACTCATCTGGTGGAGCAACTCCGACGGGCAGGCTGACATGAGGTACTATCTAGCCGTCGTTCTCATCATGTTCGTATTCGCCGTAGCGGTGAATATAATCTATTGGCTGAAGACCAAGTATTACTTCCTGGAGGACGAGATCGTGGTTATGAGGACCACGATATTCCGTTCGGAGACCCGTATCCAGTATGACAGGCTGGCATCGGTCAACGTCGAGAGGGATATAATCTGCCGTATACTCAACGCCACCAAGCTTTCGTTCAATCTCAATTCCAGTATGAACGTGACCAAGGCCGAGGCATACATAGTTCTGAAAAAGGATGAGGCCGACCGTCTCCGCGAGAGCCTGAACAGCCGCATGTTCGATACGGTGAAGACCGTGAAGGATGAGACCGACGAATCTCAGGAGGAGGCAATATCCTTGGTGGATGTGAGCACCTGGGACATCTTCCTGCATGCTTTCATCGGCATGTCCACCTACCAGCTTCTGTTCGGAATCGTGATGGCATTATACAGTATCCTCTCGTTCTATTTCGGGGACGGAGTGACAATCTTCCCGATCATCCTCTTCCTGGTGGAATTCCTCATGCCTGCCTTCGCAGCCTTCTTCAGATATTACAACTACAGCATCGTGAGGCAGGGGGAGACAGTCACAGTATCCTCGGGATTCTTCAGTACCCGTACCGACTGTTTCAAGCTCAACAAGGTGAACTTCGTCAAGATCCGCGAACCGCTCCTGTGCAGGATCCTCGGGAAATCCATTTTGGAGGCTGAGGTCGTCGGTACCTCCAACAAAAACGGCATGCCCCTGCTCTGCCCCCTGAAGGACAGGGACGTGGCTTACAGTCTCTTCAAGGACCTGCTCCCGGAGTTCGTCTGCGACGAGCAGATGTCCGTGCAGTCCCGTGTCTCCATGGTCGGTCTCGGATTCTGGGTCTTCCTGTCGGTTGCGGCCATCGCGACGTTCGCATACCTGCTGGTGCCTGAGATTCCTTCCGGATTCGGAATGTTCCTCAACGCCTGCGTAGTGTTCCTTTACATGCTCTGTATCGGATGGTTCGTACTCGCCTACCGCAACCGCAGCATCGCCATGAACGAATCCATAGTATTGGTCGTGACCGGTTCCTTCGACAGGGTCTCCAATTACATCCTGTTCGACAAGGTACAGTTCGCCAATGTGTACTCTACCCCCATCCAGAGGAGGTACGGGGCCGCCAGGTGTAGGATCAACATGCTCTCCACCGCCGGTGCCACCGCGGTCGTTACGGGAGTCTTCGACGCGGAGTCTCTGGAAAGAGTGTCCGATACTGTTATGGAGAGGATCAGGGACGGAAGGTACGACTTCCGCAGGTTCCAGTGA
- a CDS encoding alanyl-tRNA synthetase AlaS1 — protein MADEVFRNDGYMSVFEAGIVAVDGDSIVLDCTAFYPGGGGQVCDTGTINGFRVTDVHYKGKEIVHVVPGHDLKPGMRIWGEIDWERRYDLMMGHTGEHLLFCALHRQDPELAITKIYIGPDEKYVIVNHDMDWETIGKALDFANQAIRDNLPVRKAVVARDDPDLEKVRIKLDRIDENEEITVVSIGDIDYSACSGIHVVETSELGMLFVDRKVSAGKDGIAIHFKVGNAAQDSARKLANICLQVIDEANSKAEDIVRSVANMKHDLALAAEASKAMVKQQLKELKPENVNGTDVYLGKFSGADRKVLTDAAEGFKSKGGVVAFVSVADTVSVMIASGSPKVDCKKLLPEVLGKFGGRGGGKPDFAQGGVQDTSQADEVYKTLVESVKNLL, from the coding sequence ATGGCTGACGAGGTGTTCAGGAACGACGGATATATGTCCGTCTTCGAAGCAGGGATCGTAGCGGTCGACGGAGACTCGATCGTTTTGGACTGTACCGCATTCTACCCAGGAGGGGGAGGTCAGGTCTGCGACACAGGTACCATCAACGGATTCCGTGTCACCGACGTCCACTACAAAGGCAAGGAGATCGTCCATGTGGTCCCCGGACACGACCTCAAACCCGGCATGAGGATTTGGGGCGAGATCGATTGGGAACGCCGTTACGACCTGATGATGGGTCACACCGGAGAGCACCTCCTCTTCTGCGCCCTGCACAGGCAGGACCCCGAACTCGCCATCACCAAGATCTACATCGGCCCCGACGAGAAGTACGTTATCGTCAACCACGACATGGATTGGGAGACCATCGGCAAAGCCCTCGACTTCGCCAACCAGGCCATCCGCGACAACCTACCCGTCCGCAAGGCCGTCGTAGCAAGGGATGACCCAGACCTCGAAAAGGTAAGGATCAAACTCGACCGTATCGATGAGAATGAGGAGATTACCGTGGTCTCCATCGGAGACATCGATTATTCCGCATGCAGCGGTATCCATGTGGTCGAGACTTCCGAGCTGGGTATGCTGTTCGTAGACAGGAAAGTCTCTGCCGGAAAGGACGGAATCGCCATACACTTCAAGGTCGGAAACGCAGCCCAGGACTCCGCCAGGAAACTGGCGAATATCTGTCTGCAGGTCATCGACGAGGCCAACAGCAAAGCGGAGGACATCGTTCGCAGCGTAGCCAACATGAAACACGATCTGGCACTTGCGGCTGAAGCAAGCAAGGCCATGGTGAAACAGCAGCTCAAGGAGCTGAAACCCGAGAACGTGAACGGTACCGATGTCTACCTCGGCAAATTCAGCGGTGCGGACAGAAAGGTACTCACCGACGCGGCCGAGGGATTCAAGTCCAAGGGCGGAGTGGTCGCATTCGTCTCCGTCGCTGATACGGTATCGGTCATGATCGCATCGGGCAGCCCCAAGGTGGACTGCAAGAAGCTGCTCCCCGAGGTCCTCGGAAAGTTCGGCGGCAGGGGCGGCGGCAAACCGGACTTCGCACAGGGCGGAGTCCAGGATACGTCTCAGGCCGATGAGGTCTACAAGACCCTCGTCGAGTCTGTAAAGAACCTTCTTTGA
- a CDS encoding transcriptional regulator AsnC family: MGDLKEFDELDRRIIEMLCNSSQGSYRQLAKQLGVHPTTLIQRVKNLESKGVVKGYRAKIDYVAMGYDYTGLVHIYSDSVVEVEKNLVEIPEVVAVYDVTGEADIVVLVTCLNRDDFSAVVKRINSLDGVARTNTSVVLNVVKSENEFVPELFGPAKK, encoded by the coding sequence ATGGGCGACTTAAAAGAGTTTGACGAACTCGACAGGCGTATCATCGAGATGTTGTGCAATTCCAGCCAGGGATCATACAGACAGCTTGCTAAGCAGCTGGGCGTACACCCCACCACTCTCATCCAGAGGGTCAAGAACCTCGAGAGCAAGGGTGTCGTCAAGGGATACCGTGCCAAGATCGATTATGTTGCCATGGGATATGATTACACCGGACTCGTCCACATCTATTCAGACTCCGTCGTCGAGGTGGAGAAGAATCTGGTCGAGATTCCTGAGGTCGTAGCCGTCTATGATGTCACAGGAGAGGCCGACATCGTGGTCCTGGTCACCTGTCTCAACAGGGATGACTTCTCCGCAGTTGTGAAGAGAATCAACTCCCTCGACGGTGTCGCCAGGACCAACACTTCCGTGGTGCTGAACGTCGTCAAGTCCGAGAACGAGTTCGTTCCCGAGCTGTTCGGCCCTGCCAAGAAGTGA
- a CDS encoding aspartate--tRNA synthetase AspS1 — protein sequence MRRTNTCGELRSSDIGKQVCLEGWVRFSRDHGGVAFIDLADRYGITQVVFDPEDLPAGTDRKEIENVMPTFSRESCVLIEGTVRKRVEGTAVESNPTGEIEVLITKAELLAKSKLPPFEIGDQKEGVLPDEDTRMKYRYLDLRRTEMIRSMQFRSKLVHLARVYLESQGFLEIETPMLGRSTPEGARDYIIPSRVHPGTFYALPQSPQQFKQMLMVGGMDRYYQVARCFRDEDSRKDRQPEFTQLDLEMSFVDSKDIQDLIEGMVAHIWKGLYGTDLKTPFPHIGYRDAMERFGSDKPDMRYGLEWVKLTDVVKDVPYKIFQSILSEGGIVAGICVKKEYGEVGRNEVDRYIQYAKKVGLGGLTWMRCENGVLTSNITKYFTPEILENIKKTLGAEEGDLVFLIAGPWKATYEGGGFLRKKIAEDLHMVPDNEFMFFWMDQNPLFEIDPVSGKYDAFHHPFVLPLGDIDDPKCGGASFDLCLNGNELGSGSERIHTAEMQRAVFHKLGLTDEQIEAKFDYFVEALSYGAPPHGGIAIGIDRLCAILLNKDTIREVIAFPKNKKAVSLLDGSPSPVDDDKLQELQIISLAGDFDISDAEEFNPDAE from the coding sequence ATGAGAAGAACTAACACTTGCGGAGAACTCAGGTCCTCCGATATCGGAAAACAGGTCTGTCTTGAAGGCTGGGTAAGGTTTTCGAGGGACCACGGAGGAGTCGCTTTCATCGATCTGGCCGACAGGTACGGAATCACCCAGGTCGTTTTCGACCCTGAGGATCTTCCCGCCGGAACCGACAGGAAGGAGATCGAGAACGTCATGCCCACCTTCTCCCGTGAGTCCTGCGTCCTCATCGAGGGAACCGTCAGGAAGAGGGTCGAGGGAACCGCTGTCGAGAGCAACCCCACCGGAGAGATCGAGGTCCTCATCACCAAAGCCGAGCTCCTCGCCAAATCCAAGCTGCCTCCTTTCGAGATCGGAGACCAGAAGGAAGGGGTCCTTCCCGACGAGGACACCCGTATGAAATACAGGTACCTCGACCTCAGGAGGACCGAGATGATCAGGAGCATGCAGTTCAGGAGCAAGCTCGTCCACCTTGCCAGGGTCTACCTGGAGAGCCAGGGATTCCTGGAGATCGAGACTCCCATGCTCGGAAGGTCTACCCCCGAGGGAGCCAGGGACTACATCATCCCCTCCCGTGTCCACCCCGGTACCTTCTACGCCCTGCCCCAGTCCCCCCAGCAGTTCAAGCAGATGCTCATGGTCGGCGGCATGGACAGGTACTACCAGGTCGCCAGGTGCTTCCGTGACGAGGACTCCCGTAAGGACAGGCAGCCCGAGTTCACCCAGCTCGACCTCGAGATGTCCTTCGTCGACAGCAAGGACATCCAGGACCTCATCGAGGGAATGGTCGCCCACATCTGGAAGGGCCTTTACGGCACCGACCTCAAGACCCCCTTCCCCCACATCGGCTACCGCGACGCCATGGAGAGGTTCGGATCCGACAAGCCCGACATGAGGTACGGACTCGAGTGGGTTAAGCTCACCGACGTCGTCAAGGACGTTCCCTACAAGATCTTCCAGAGCATCCTCTCCGAAGGAGGAATCGTGGCCGGAATCTGTGTCAAGAAGGAGTACGGAGAGGTCGGCAGGAACGAGGTCGACAGGTACATCCAGTACGCCAAGAAGGTCGGACTCGGAGGACTCACCTGGATGAGGTGCGAGAACGGCGTCCTCACCAGCAACATCACCAAGTACTTCACCCCCGAGATCCTCGAGAACATCAAGAAGACCCTCGGAGCTGAGGAAGGAGACCTGGTGTTCCTCATCGCAGGACCCTGGAAGGCTACCTACGAGGGCGGAGGATTCCTCAGGAAGAAGATTGCAGAGGACCTCCATATGGTCCCCGACAACGAGTTCATGTTCTTCTGGATGGACCAGAACCCCCTCTTCGAGATCGACCCCGTCTCCGGCAAGTACGATGCGTTCCACCACCCGTTCGTCCTGCCCCTCGGGGACATCGACGATCCCAAGTGCGGCGGAGCCAGCTTCGACCTCTGTCTGAACGGCAACGAGCTCGGATCCGGTTCCGAGCGTATCCACACCGCTGAGATGCAGAGGGCCGTCTTCCACAAGCTCGGTCTCACCGACGAGCAGATCGAGGCCAAGTTCGACTACTTCGTGGAGGCACTTTCCTACGGTGCACCCCCTCACGGAGGAATCGCCATCGGTATCGACAGGCTGTGCGCCATCCTGCTCAACAAGGACACCATCAGAGAGGTCATCGCCTTCCCCAAGAACAAGAAGGCCGTGTCCCTGCTCGACGGTTCCCCCTCGCCCGTGGACGATGACAAGCTCCAGGAGCTGCAGATCATCTCCCTGGCAGGAGACTTCGACATCTCCGATGCCGAAGAATTCAACCCCGACGCGGAGTGA